The following are encoded in a window of Geobacter metallireducens GS-15 genomic DNA:
- a CDS encoding YajD family HNH nuclease — MGQTFRPRRSGKPAEKSQAELDEMVRRMRGEQSASGSYREQSLKIHGWICAKCGREFDLANLHLLTVHHRDGNHLNNPPDGSNWENLCVWCHDDEHSRGVLGDYLNDGESRRK; from the coding sequence ATGGGACAGACGTTTAGACCCCGCCGATCGGGAAAGCCGGCCGAAAAGAGCCAGGCAGAACTTGACGAGATGGTGCGGCGGATGCGGGGGGAGCAGAGCGCTTCCGGCAGCTACCGGGAGCAGTCGTTGAAAATCCACGGCTGGATCTGCGCCAAGTGCGGCCGCGAGTTCGATCTCGCAAACCTCCATCTCCTCACAGTGCATCACCGGGATGGGAACCATCTCAATAATCCCCCCGACGGGAGCAACTGGGAGAATCTCTGCGTCTGGTGCCACGATGACGAGCACAGCCGCGGGGTGCTGGGGGATTACCTGAACGACGGCGAATCGCGGAGGAAATGA